A window of Cohnella herbarum contains these coding sequences:
- a CDS encoding aspartyl-phosphate phosphatase Spo0E family protein, which produces MESKTKLSIIMRRIENLRNEMVQSFLQNGTDMSNPQVLRLSRLLDDQLNKYERCKREIKSGSSSPTVKSPLFIFRNPHVVSQSGHCF; this is translated from the coding sequence ATGGAGAGTAAAACGAAATTATCAATAATCATGCGGAGAATCGAGAATTTGCGAAATGAGATGGTTCAAAGCTTTTTGCAGAACGGCACCGATATGAGCAACCCGCAAGTGCTTCGTCTGTCTCGGCTACTCGACGATCAGCTAAATAAATACGAACGCTGTAAACGCGAAATAAAGTCCGGCAGTTCTAGTCCGACCGTGAAGTCACCGCTATTTATTTTCCGCAATCCCCATGTCGTAAGCCAATCCGGTCATTGCTTCTAA
- the mqnE gene encoding aminofutalosine synthase MqnE: MTLVTTHPDRQMAEIADKVRNGERLSFEDGVFLYRSDDLLTIGQLANEVNLRKNGKKVYFIENMSLYFTNVCEAHCAFCNFRKDEGQEGSYTLSPQEMIDYVEQHIHPGVREFHIVGGHNPNVPFEYYVESIRALKAKYPNVTIKAYTAAEIEFFSRISGLSFKEVLERLIEAGLETLTGGGAEILSDQYRKKMRVTKANIEQYLDVHRTAHQLGLRTHTTMLYGSIESLEERVQHMIHIRDLQDETNGFQVFIPLSMQPISPKASIRRRNSAYDDLKAIAISRLMLDNIQHIKAYFINIGTQLTQVALTMGASDAHGTIVREKISHAAGALTPAGITREDLVWLIKGAGRIPVERDTFYNEMKIYE, encoded by the coding sequence ATGACGCTCGTTACGACGCACCCCGATCGCCAAATGGCCGAAATCGCCGATAAAGTCAGGAACGGCGAACGGCTATCTTTCGAGGATGGCGTATTTCTTTACCGTTCCGATGATTTGTTGACAATCGGGCAATTGGCCAACGAGGTTAATTTAAGAAAGAACGGCAAGAAGGTTTATTTTATCGAAAACATGAGTCTCTACTTCACGAACGTCTGCGAAGCTCATTGCGCGTTTTGCAACTTCCGTAAAGATGAGGGACAAGAAGGCTCTTATACGTTATCCCCGCAGGAAATGATCGATTACGTGGAACAGCACATTCATCCTGGCGTTCGCGAATTCCATATCGTCGGCGGACATAACCCGAACGTACCGTTCGAGTATTACGTGGAGTCTATTCGGGCGCTCAAGGCGAAGTATCCGAACGTGACGATCAAAGCGTATACCGCGGCGGAAATCGAATTTTTCTCCCGTATTTCCGGTTTAAGCTTCAAGGAAGTCCTAGAACGCCTGATCGAAGCCGGACTGGAAACCTTAACGGGCGGCGGAGCAGAAATTCTGTCCGATCAATATCGCAAAAAAATGCGCGTAACCAAAGCGAACATCGAGCAGTATCTGGACGTTCATCGTACGGCTCATCAACTTGGATTACGTACGCACACGACGATGCTATACGGATCGATCGAATCGCTGGAAGAACGAGTCCAGCATATGATTCATATCCGGGATTTGCAAGACGAGACGAACGGGTTCCAAGTGTTCATCCCGCTGTCCATGCAACCGATCAGTCCTAAAGCAAGCATTCGCCGGCGAAATTCCGCTTACGACGATCTTAAAGCCATTGCGATCAGCCGATTGATGCTTGATAACATTCAGCACATTAAAGCCTACTTCATCAATATCGGTACCCAATTGACGCAGGTAGCGCTTACAATGGGGGCATCCGACGCTCATGGCACGATCGTTCGCGAGAAAATCAGCCATGCGGCGGGGGCTTTGACGCCAGCCGGCATTACCAGAGAGGATCTGGTCTGGTTGATCAAAGGCGCCGGGCGTATCCCGGTCGAACGCGACACATTCTATAACGAGATGAAAATATACGAATAA
- a CDS encoding GtrA family protein produces MLRLSERMKLAKYALVGGLNTGVDFAVFCAFVYGFGIGSIAAQTVSYLAGVANSYLLNRYWTFQVKSKRNMAELVRFIVINILSFAAATALLLGLEQWGAESALAKIVSVACSLVVNYVGYRLWVFQARRMDSV; encoded by the coding sequence ATGCTCCGATTATCTGAACGCATGAAGTTGGCGAAATACGCGCTCGTGGGCGGTTTGAACACGGGGGTGGATTTCGCCGTTTTTTGTGCATTCGTATACGGGTTTGGAATAGGATCGATCGCGGCGCAGACGGTATCTTATCTAGCGGGCGTGGCGAATAGCTATTTGTTGAACCGATATTGGACGTTTCAAGTGAAAAGCAAGCGGAATATGGCGGAGCTGGTTCGATTTATCGTGATCAACATCCTTTCCTTCGCCGCGGCTACGGCGCTGTTGCTCGGTTTGGAGCAGTGGGGTGCCGAGTCCGCGCTGGCGAAGATCGTATCGGTCGCGTGTTCGCTCGTCGTCAATTACGTCGGCTACCGATTATGGGTGTTTCAAGCTCGGAGGATGGACTCCGTCTAG
- the sda gene encoding sporulation histidine kinase inhibitor Sda, translating to MLPLLSDDLLLDAYQSAIRLQLEREFVRMLRSEIKRRKLFVPEERGF from the coding sequence ATGTTGCCTTTACTGTCCGATGACCTGCTATTGGATGCCTATCAAAGCGCGATTCGTTTGCAATTAGAAAGAGAGTTTGTACGGATGCTTAGGTCCGAGATTAAACGGAGAAAACTGTTCGTTCCGGAAGAACGGGGTTTCTAG
- the aspA gene encoding aspartate ammonia-lyase: MSSRVEKDSIGSKEVPNSVYYGIQTLRAVENFPITGVAVHPELVIALARVKKSAALANMELKRLPHSIGQAIVQASDEVAQGQWADQFIVDSIQGGAGTSINMNMNEVLANRALEIMGHRKGDYFHCSPNNHVNMSQSTNDAIPTALRIAAHVLTDQLLATMREVRQGFERKRTEFDDVIKMGRTHLQDAVPIRMGQEFGAYAKVLDRDIGRIHRAAEGLLSVNMGATAVGTGLNASLEYIELVVKHLATDLDLPIHSAADLVDATQNTDAYTELSAALKVCAVNLSKICNDIRLMASGPHVGLNEISLPARQPGSSIMPGKVNPVMAEVVNQVAFQVMGNDLTICMASEAGQFELNVMGPVIAFNLLQSLQVMQRALDVFNRFALEGMEANRARCQAYVDQSFGIVTALNPHLGYDVAAQLVKEATATGMTIKELILERNLLTRDEMNEILDPVQMTSPGIAGERLLKDQD; encoded by the coding sequence TTGTCATCCAGAGTCGAGAAGGATTCCATTGGAAGCAAAGAGGTGCCGAATTCGGTTTATTACGGCATTCAGACGCTAAGAGCCGTCGAGAATTTTCCGATTACCGGCGTAGCCGTGCACCCCGAGCTCGTTATCGCGCTGGCTCGAGTGAAGAAATCCGCCGCACTGGCGAACATGGAGTTGAAGCGGCTTCCTCATTCTATCGGACAAGCTATCGTGCAAGCCTCCGACGAGGTGGCGCAAGGACAATGGGCTGACCAATTTATCGTCGATTCCATTCAGGGCGGAGCCGGGACGTCCATCAATATGAATATGAACGAGGTTCTCGCCAATCGGGCATTGGAGATCATGGGGCATCGAAAGGGAGATTACTTCCATTGCAGCCCGAACAATCACGTGAACATGTCGCAATCGACCAACGATGCGATTCCGACCGCGTTAAGAATCGCGGCGCACGTTCTGACCGACCAACTGCTCGCGACGATGAGGGAAGTACGCCAAGGTTTCGAGCGTAAAAGAACCGAATTCGATGACGTCATTAAGATGGGGAGAACCCATCTTCAGGATGCGGTTCCGATCCGGATGGGACAAGAGTTCGGCGCGTACGCTAAAGTATTGGATCGGGACATCGGCCGGATTCATAGAGCCGCGGAGGGTTTGCTCTCCGTTAATATGGGAGCGACGGCGGTCGGGACGGGGCTGAACGCGTCACTTGAATACATTGAACTCGTCGTTAAACATTTAGCGACAGATTTGGATCTCCCGATACATTCAGCAGCCGATTTAGTCGATGCGACCCAGAACACGGACGCGTATACCGAGCTTTCCGCGGCGCTTAAAGTGTGCGCGGTTAATTTGTCTAAAATTTGCAACGATATCCGTTTGATGGCTTCCGGTCCTCATGTCGGACTGAACGAAATTTCTTTACCCGCCAGGCAGCCCGGATCTTCGATCATGCCGGGTAAAGTCAACCCTGTCATGGCTGAGGTCGTTAACCAAGTGGCCTTCCAGGTCATGGGCAACGATCTTACGATCTGCATGGCTTCCGAAGCCGGCCAATTCGAGCTCAACGTCATGGGGCCGGTTATCGCCTTTAACCTGCTGCAATCGCTTCAGGTGATGCAAAGGGCGCTAGACGTCTTTAACCGGTTCGCGCTGGAAGGCATGGAAGCGAATAGGGCCAGATGCCAAGCTTACGTCGATCAAAGCTTCGGAATCGTGACGGCATTGAATCCTCATCTCGGTTACGATGTCGCGGCGCAACTGGTGAAGGAAGCGACGGCGACCGGAATGACGATTAAGGAGCTCATTCTGGAAAGGAACTTGCTGACTCGGGATGAAATGAACGAAATTCTGGATCCGGTGCAGATGACGTCTCCGGGAATCGCGGGGGAAAGATTGCTGAAGGATCAAGATTAG
- a CDS encoding HesB/IscA family protein — MVNISESATGKIQEMLAAEEMPNMFLRIGVQEGGCSGFSYGMGFDDELHEGDNEMDIHGVKVVVDGDSMKYLNGLQIDWKESAMGGGFTINNPNATATCGCGSSFRTATAAGNPAADPC; from the coding sequence ATGGTCAACATTAGCGAGTCTGCAACAGGCAAAATTCAAGAAATGCTGGCGGCGGAAGAGATGCCGAATATGTTCTTGCGCATTGGCGTCCAAGAAGGCGGATGCAGCGGGTTCTCGTACGGCATGGGTTTCGACGACGAGCTTCACGAAGGCGACAATGAGATGGATATTCACGGCGTTAAGGTCGTCGTTGACGGAGATAGCATGAAGTATTTGAACGGACTTCAGATCGATTGGAAAGAATCAGCCATGGGCGGGGGCTTCACCATCAACAATCCGAATGCCACCGCGACTTGCGGCTGCGGATCTAGCTTCCGTACGGCAACCGCTGCGGGTAATCCGGCTGCTGATCCTTGCTAA
- a CDS encoding NAD(P)/FAD-dependent oxidoreductase — MNQSIEPAVDVAIIGGGPAGMFAAFYGGMRQMSVSLIESMPQLGGQLAALYPEKYIYDVAGFPKITAQELVNNLKSQMEHFQSRLYLEEKVVRVAKLEERLFEIVTDKRVHHARAVIITAGVGAFEPRRLELPEAAQYEKSNLHYFVSDLERYRDQKVLISGGGDSALDWALMLEPIAEEVILVHRRDKFRAHEHSVELLMKSKVKVITPTEITALHGEESIQRVTLTDVKSGAVTEHPVDAVIINFGFVSSLGPIAEWGLSIEGGSIIVDSRMETNIPGIFAAGDITTYPGKLKLIAVGFGEAPTAINNAKVYVDPNAKLSPGHSSNMKL; from the coding sequence TTGAACCAAAGTATCGAACCTGCCGTAGACGTTGCCATTATCGGCGGAGGCCCCGCCGGGATGTTCGCGGCCTTCTATGGCGGAATGCGGCAAATGTCCGTAAGTCTTATCGAAAGCATGCCACAACTCGGCGGTCAACTCGCAGCCCTCTACCCCGAGAAATATATTTATGACGTCGCGGGGTTTCCGAAAATAACGGCTCAAGAGTTGGTCAATAACTTGAAAAGCCAAATGGAGCATTTTCAATCCCGACTGTATTTGGAAGAAAAAGTCGTTCGAGTCGCCAAGCTCGAGGAACGCCTATTTGAAATTGTTACCGATAAACGCGTCCATCATGCACGCGCCGTTATTATAACGGCTGGAGTCGGGGCATTCGAGCCTCGTCGGTTGGAATTACCGGAAGCGGCACAATACGAGAAATCCAATTTGCACTATTTCGTTAGCGATCTGGAACGTTACCGCGATCAGAAAGTTCTCATCAGCGGCGGCGGAGATTCCGCGCTCGATTGGGCATTAATGCTCGAACCGATAGCCGAAGAAGTCATCTTGGTTCATCGCAGGGATAAATTCCGCGCTCACGAGCATAGCGTCGAATTATTAATGAAGTCTAAAGTAAAAGTCATTACTCCGACCGAGATCACCGCGCTTCACGGAGAAGAATCGATTCAAAGGGTAACGCTAACCGACGTGAAATCCGGTGCCGTTACCGAGCATCCGGTCGACGCCGTCATTATCAACTTCGGTTTCGTTAGCTCGCTTGGCCCGATCGCCGAATGGGGGCTTAGCATCGAAGGCGGATCGATTATCGTCGATTCCAGGATGGAGACGAATATCCCGGGCATTTTCGCCGCGGGAGATATTACGACCTATCCCGGTAAACTTAAACTCATTGCCGTCGGATTCGGGGAGGCGCCAACTGCGATCAACAACGCTAAAGTATACGTAGATCCGAATGCGAAGCTGTCTCCCGGACATAGCAGTAATATGAAATTATAA
- a CDS encoding YuzB family protein encodes MHIVEFCVSNMHHGTDGVLKELEKLPHIEVIEYGCLGNCGECYLSPYALVNGESIVAETADQLYGLVLSAIEEQEHNRSAMDKLLDDL; translated from the coding sequence ATGCATATCGTGGAGTTCTGCGTAAGTAATATGCACCATGGAACCGATGGGGTGCTTAAAGAGCTGGAAAAGCTTCCTCATATCGAAGTTATCGAGTATGGTTGCTTAGGCAACTGCGGCGAATGTTACTTATCCCCTTACGCTCTGGTGAACGGGGAGAGCATCGTCGCGGAAACGGCTGATCAGCTATATGGTTTGGTACTTAGCGCCATTGAAGAACAAGAGCATAACAGAAGCGCTATGGATAAGCTTCTGGACGATCTTTAA
- a CDS encoding SDR family oxidoreductase gives MLGRTALITGSAKGLGRRTAFELASHGCDLAINYVTSREEAEELVYEITAMGRKAHAIQADIAKADDAERLVSEVENKLGGVDILINNAGPFIRERRLFADYKTEDIHYLMNGNLVGTMLMDHRVLPGMRSRQWGRIIHFGFGHASEARSWPHRAVYAAAKVGLVSFTKTLAVEEAASGITVNMICPGDIRGGNKEKSIVDVAGILDDESPRGRPGTGEDVARMIAFLCLPESDFITGNTIDVSGGLDPIRTHLKR, from the coding sequence CTGTTGGGCAGAACGGCACTGATTACGGGGAGCGCCAAAGGATTGGGAAGACGGACGGCATTCGAGTTGGCTTCTCACGGCTGCGATTTAGCCATTAATTACGTGACCAGCCGCGAAGAAGCGGAGGAACTCGTATACGAAATTACCGCGATGGGACGCAAAGCCCATGCGATTCAAGCGGATATCGCCAAAGCCGACGATGCCGAGCGGCTCGTTTCCGAAGTGGAGAACAAACTCGGCGGCGTTGATATTTTAATCAATAACGCGGGGCCGTTCATTCGGGAGCGACGCCTGTTCGCAGACTATAAAACGGAAGATATCCATTATTTAATGAACGGAAACCTGGTCGGCACGATGCTCATGGATCATCGGGTGTTACCGGGAATGAGAAGCAGGCAATGGGGCAGAATCATTCATTTTGGATTCGGGCATGCTTCCGAGGCGCGTTCGTGGCCTCATCGCGCGGTATACGCGGCGGCGAAGGTCGGGCTCGTCTCGTTCACGAAGACGCTCGCGGTCGAGGAGGCCGCCAGCGGGATCACCGTCAACATGATTTGCCCGGGGGATATCCGGGGCGGGAACAAGGAGAAGAGCATCGTGGACGTTGCCGGGATACTGGACGACGAATCCCCGCGCGGACGTCCGGGTACCGGCGAAGACGTCGCCAGAATGATCGCGTTCCTATGTTTGCCCGAGTCGGATTTTATTACGGGCAACACGATCGACGTATCCGGAGGATTGGATCCCATTCGTACCCATCTTAAGAGATGA
- a CDS encoding YuiB family protein, which translates to MTGGILGGILFGIVGSLLCLVLFFGIGFILNMLIKTTWFPLWLFLIIITPLGIWQLWQDDLTVTDNIQSLLVSDMILIVAGAVGAYLSGWAIRALRRGGYKMF; encoded by the coding sequence ATGACCGGTGGAATACTCGGCGGGATATTATTCGGAATCGTCGGCTCGTTACTATGCCTGGTACTCTTTTTCGGTATCGGTTTCATATTGAACATGCTTATCAAAACAACCTGGTTTCCGCTATGGTTGTTCCTGATCATCATAACGCCTCTGGGCATCTGGCAATTATGGCAGGATGACCTGACCGTCACGGACAATATACAATCGCTGCTCGTATCGGATATGATATTGATCGTGGCTGGAGCGGTCGGCGCTTATTTAAGCGGCTGGGCGATCAGGGCGCTACGGCGCGGCGGGTACAAAATGTTCTAA
- a CDS encoding YheC/YheD family protein: protein MEVTISRQLASKWLKTNTLLSNPYIARHIPPSRLFNAGNLRTMLSRYGMVVVKPVRGAGGIGVMKVESIGRSYRLTHKSSKRTFSSFDGLMRALNASRRKRSYLIQKGIHLATIGGRPIDYRVKYVKMNGTWTYRSMVGRLARRGLFVTNLCRGGTQMTAAQGIRRSLSSRLVGPKKRQMRQLTNASTALLESRYPGIGSLGYDYGIDRNGHIWMLEVNTRPQ from the coding sequence ATGGAAGTTACGATTAGCAGGCAATTGGCCAGCAAGTGGCTGAAGACCAACACTTTGCTTTCCAATCCATACATTGCCCGGCATATTCCGCCTTCGCGGTTGTTTAACGCGGGGAATTTGCGCACGATGCTGTCGCGTTACGGGATGGTTGTCGTGAAGCCGGTTCGCGGAGCAGGGGGAATCGGCGTTATGAAAGTCGAAAGCATAGGCAGATCGTATAGGCTCACACATAAATCATCCAAACGGACGTTTTCCAGCTTCGATGGACTTATGCGCGCACTGAACGCCTCCCGAAGGAAACGCTCTTATTTGATTCAGAAAGGGATACATCTAGCCACGATCGGCGGACGGCCGATCGATTATCGGGTTAAATACGTCAAAATGAACGGAACATGGACTTATCGTTCGATGGTTGGCCGTTTGGCCAGAAGGGGATTGTTCGTCACGAATCTGTGCCGGGGCGGAACTCAGATGACCGCCGCTCAGGGAATAAGGCGTTCGCTCTCGTCACGGCTTGTCGGACCGAAGAAACGACAAATGCGACAATTGACGAATGCTTCAACGGCGCTACTGGAGAGTCGTTATCCGGGTATCGGGTCGCTAGGCTACGATTACGGAATCGACCGAAACGGACATATTTGGATGCTGGAGGTCAATACACGACCGCAGTAG
- a CDS encoding NifU family protein, producing MSTNAPSTQYDEVIDVLDKLRPFLQRDGGDVELVDIEDGIVKLRLMGACGSCPSSTITLKAGIERALLEEVEGIQEVVQVF from the coding sequence ATGAGTACAAATGCTCCAAGCACGCAGTATGATGAGGTCATTGACGTTCTCGATAAATTGCGTCCGTTCTTGCAACGCGACGGCGGGGACGTTGAACTGGTCGACATCGAGGACGGTATCGTCAAATTGCGCCTTATGGGTGCATGCGGTAGTTGCCCTAGCTCCACGATCACGCTCAAAGCGGGTATCGAGCGCGCTCTGCTGGAAGAAGTCGAAGGCATTCAGGAAGTCGTTCAAGTGTTCTGA
- a CDS encoding NAD(P)/FAD-dependent oxidoreductase: protein MSKVVVLGGGYGGQMVIQELIEHLPADVQLFLVDRMPYQGLKTEYYALAAGTVADLEIRVNFPAHPQLQMVYGNILDVDLENKLVHISEQEPLSYDSLVIALGCTDNHHGILGAADYSCSIQSLSATRRTFQQINDIRPYGQLSIVGGGLSGVEIAAELREARSDINIRILDRGNSVMSAFPGKLQQYVADWFRQHDVEMRSHIGITALENGVIHNGNESIITDVTVWTAGIQPVELVQKMSLPKDAQGRLIVNEWHELPDAQHVYVIGDCSSQPFSPSAQLAGAQGKQVAEVIRTRWDNKEPKLPRIKLKGVLGSLGKKAGFGLMGATPLLGRIPRMLKSGVLWKSKRHFG, encoded by the coding sequence ATGAGTAAGGTCGTCGTATTAGGCGGAGGTTACGGAGGACAAATGGTCATTCAGGAGCTGATTGAGCATCTCCCGGCCGATGTCCAATTATTTCTCGTGGATCGCATGCCTTATCAAGGCTTAAAAACGGAATATTATGCTTTAGCGGCAGGAACCGTAGCCGACTTGGAAATTCGCGTGAATTTCCCCGCCCATCCGCAATTGCAAATGGTTTACGGGAATATTCTCGATGTCGATTTGGAAAATAAACTCGTTCATATCTCGGAACAAGAGCCGCTGTCTTACGATTCGTTGGTCATCGCTCTCGGTTGCACGGACAATCACCATGGCATTCTCGGCGCTGCGGATTATTCCTGTAGCATCCAGTCCCTATCGGCTACAAGACGTACCTTTCAACAAATTAACGACATCCGTCCCTACGGTCAATTATCGATCGTCGGCGGCGGTTTAAGCGGCGTCGAGATCGCCGCCGAGCTGCGTGAAGCCCGCTCGGATATCAATATCCGCATTCTCGATCGCGGGAATAGCGTCATGTCCGCGTTTCCGGGAAAATTGCAGCAATACGTTGCCGACTGGTTTCGTCAACACGACGTGGAAATGCGTTCCCACATCGGAATTACCGCATTGGAAAATGGCGTCATTCATAACGGCAACGAATCGATCATCACGGATGTGACCGTATGGACGGCCGGTATTCAACCCGTAGAGCTTGTGCAAAAAATGTCGCTTCCGAAAGATGCCCAAGGTCGTCTGATCGTTAATGAATGGCACGAATTGCCGGACGCGCAGCATGTGTACGTGATCGGAGATTGCTCCAGTCAACCATTCTCCCCTAGCGCGCAGCTTGCGGGAGCGCAAGGCAAGCAGGTTGCCGAAGTCATTCGTACCCGCTGGGACAATAAAGAACCGAAGCTCCCTCGAATTAAGCTTAAGGGCGTGCTCGGTTCTCTAGGAAAAAAAGCCGGTTTCGGTTTAATGGGAGCAACTCCGCTTCTCGGCCGAATTCCGCGTATGCTCAAGTCCGGAGTGCTCTGGAAGAGCAAACGCCACTTCGGTTAA
- the hemQ gene encoding hydrogen peroxide-dependent heme synthase: MSEAAQTLDGWYVLHDLRSIDWQAWNAATPAEKDTALNELSNLVADWEAVEARKEGSLALYSIVGQKADLIFMHLRETLEELNAIENSFNRSSFARFTRKEYSYVSVVELSNYMAAPGVDPLQVPEIVARLKPILPKSKHICFYPMNKKRDLQDNWYMLPMEDRKTLMRSHGMIGRGYAGKVKQIISGSVGFDDWEWGVTLFADDALQFKKLVYEMRFDEVSARYGEFGAFYVGNLLTGESLTRLLQQ, encoded by the coding sequence ATGAGTGAAGCAGCTCAAACGTTGGATGGCTGGTATGTATTGCACGACTTGCGCAGTATCGATTGGCAAGCTTGGAATGCCGCTACTCCGGCAGAGAAGGATACCGCATTAAACGAGCTTTCGAATTTGGTGGCCGATTGGGAAGCCGTCGAAGCGCGGAAAGAAGGAAGCTTGGCACTCTATTCTATCGTAGGGCAGAAAGCAGACCTCATCTTCATGCATCTTCGGGAAACGCTGGAAGAGCTGAATGCGATCGAGAACTCGTTCAACCGTTCAAGCTTTGCCCGATTTACCCGCAAGGAGTATTCATACGTTAGCGTAGTGGAGCTTAGCAACTATATGGCCGCACCCGGCGTCGATCCGTTGCAGGTTCCCGAGATTGTCGCCCGTCTCAAACCGATCCTGCCTAAGAGCAAGCACATCTGTTTCTATCCGATGAACAAGAAACGCGACTTGCAAGATAACTGGTACATGCTCCCGATGGAAGATCGTAAAACGCTGATGAGAAGCCACGGCATGATCGGTCGCGGGTATGCCGGAAAAGTGAAGCAGATCATTTCCGGTTCGGTCGGGTTCGACGATTGGGAATGGGGCGTGACGTTGTTCGCCGACGATGCTTTGCAATTCAAGAAACTCGTTTACGAAATGCGCTTCGATGAAGTGAGCGCCCGTTACGGCGAGTTCGGCGCGTTCTACGTCGGCAATCTTCTGACCGGCGAATCGCTGACTCGGCTGCTGCAACAATAA
- a CDS encoding NAD(P)/FAD-dependent oxidoreductase — MSSIPKIVILGAGYGGVLTSLRLQKELNYNEADVTLVNKHDYHYITTHLHMPAAGTDNPENARVNISKLIDEFKIDFVKSTVVQIRPQDRKVILEDGTLSYDYLIIGLGGESETFGIPGLGDYAMNIRSINSVRLIREHIEYQFARFKREPHRTDYLTFVIGGAGFTGIEFIGELADRVPELCKQFDVDPSLVKIINIEAAPTALPGFDPELVEYAMQVLQKKGVTFRIGTAIKECTPDGVIVGEGEEIRSQTVIWTGGVRGNRLIEEAGFETMRGRVKVDEFLRAPGHENVYILGDNSLVFNPEGRPYPPTAQMAMQQGVNCAHNLVASIRNQPLKTYAFSNKGTVASLGKGEAIGVAFGKKYKGRVAAWLKKAIDIRYLFIIGGIPLVLRKGKFF; from the coding sequence ATGAGCAGTATACCGAAAATTGTTATCCTGGGAGCAGGCTACGGCGGCGTACTCACCTCGCTTCGACTGCAGAAGGAGTTAAATTATAATGAAGCCGATGTAACATTGGTCAACAAACATGATTACCATTACATCACGACTCACTTGCATATGCCGGCAGCAGGGACGGACAATCCGGAAAATGCGAGAGTGAACATCTCCAAATTGATCGACGAATTCAAAATCGACTTCGTGAAATCGACGGTCGTGCAAATTCGTCCGCAAGACCGCAAAGTCATTCTCGAAGACGGAACGCTCTCTTACGATTATTTGATCATCGGTCTCGGCGGCGAATCCGAAACGTTCGGAATTCCGGGATTGGGCGATTACGCGATGAACATCCGGAGCATTAACTCCGTTCGTTTGATTCGCGAGCATATCGAATACCAATTCGCTCGTTTCAAACGCGAACCGCACCGTACGGATTACCTGACTTTCGTCATCGGCGGAGCCGGGTTTACAGGTATCGAGTTTATCGGCGAGCTTGCCGATCGCGTACCTGAACTGTGCAAACAATTCGACGTGGATCCATCGCTCGTTAAGATCATCAACATCGAAGCGGCTCCTACGGCTCTTCCCGGTTTCGATCCGGAGTTGGTCGAGTACGCTATGCAAGTGTTGCAGAAAAAAGGCGTTACGTTCCGCATCGGAACGGCGATCAAAGAATGTACTCCGGACGGCGTAATCGTCGGCGAAGGAGAAGAAATCAGATCGCAAACGGTAATCTGGACCGGTGGCGTACGCGGTAACCGCCTCATCGAAGAAGCGGGCTTCGAAACGATGAGAGGCCGCGTGAAAGTAGACGAATTCTTGCGCGCTCCTGGCCACGAGAACGTCTATATCCTGGGCGATAACTCCCTCGTATTTAATCCGGAGGGACGTCCTTATCCGCCAACCGCGCAAATGGCTATGCAACAAGGCGTTAATTGCGCGCATAACCTGGTTGCGTCTATCCGTAACCAACCGTTGAAAACTTACGCGTTCTCTAACAAAGGTACGGTTGCCTCGCTTGGTAAAGGCGAAGCGATCGGCGTAGCTTTCGGCAAGAAGTATAAAGGCCGCGTAGCTGCATGGTTGAAAAAAGCGATCGACATTCGTTACCTGTTCATCATCGGCGGAATTCCGTTAGTGCTGCGCAAAGGTAAATTCTTCTAA